Proteins from a single region of Paramormyrops kingsleyae isolate MSU_618 chromosome 9, PKINGS_0.4, whole genome shotgun sequence:
- the LOC111850441 gene encoding phosphatidylserine synthase 1-like, producing the protein MATQTLSKDDVSYRLHFRMINEQQVEDITIEFFYKPHTITLLTCTVISLMYFAFARNDTDPDSNLRVGLLLAIFFFLIISVLAFPNGPFTRPHPAIWRMVFGLSVLYFLFLVFIVFLNWEQVKSLMYWLDPDLRYATREVEVMEYAVNCHVITWERILSHFDIFAFGHFWGWSMKALLIRSYGLCWTISITWELTELFFMHLLPNFAECWWDQVILDILLCNGGGIWLGMTVCHFLEMRTYHWASIKDIHSTTGKIKRAVLQFTPASWIYVRWFDPKSSFQRVAGIYLFMILWQLTELNTFFLKHIFVFQASHPLSWCRILFVGIITAPTVRQYYAYLTDTQCKRVGTQCWVFGAIAFLEALACVKFGQDLFSKTQVLYVILWLLSLAFITFLCLYGMVWYAERYETHDKNHSECEDSYDRNSKDYWPKRIRGEDSGAAFCSSKQRRSVGKNKAGNGQDRRK; encoded by the exons ATGGCGACGCAGACCTTGAGCAAAGATGATGTCAGCTACAGGCTTCATTTCCGCATGATCAACGAGCAACAAGTGGAGGATATTACCATCGAGTTTTTCTACAAGCCTCACACGATCACGTTGCTCACTTGCACCGTGATCAGCTTGATGTACTTCGCTTTTGCAAG GAATGACACGGATCCAGACAGCAACTTAAGAGTGGGCCTCCTGTTGGCGATCTTCTTCTTTCTCATCATTAGTGTCCTTGCCTTCCCCAACG GTCCGTTCACGAGGCCACATCCAGCGATATGGCGCATGGTTTTCG GTCTCAGTGTTCTGTACTTCCTCTTCCTGGTCTTCATCGTCTTCCTGAACTGGGAACAGGTGAAGAGCCTGATGTACTGGCTGGATCCTGATCTTCGCTACGCCACCCGTGAAGTCGAAGTCATG GAGTATGCGGTGAACTGTCACGTCATCACCTGGGAGCGCATCCTCAGCCACTTCGACATCTTCGCCTTCGGGCACTTCTGGGGCTGGTCCATGAAGGCGCTGCTCATCCGCAGCTACGGACTCTGCTGGACCATCAGCATCACCTGGGAGCTGACGGAG CTGTTCTTCATGCATCTTCTGCCCAACTTTGCTGAGTGCTGGTGGGATCAGGTGATCTTGGACATCCTCCTGTGCAACGGGGGAGGTATCTGGCTGGGCATGACCGTCTGCCACTTCCTGGAGATGCGGACGTACCACTGGGCCAGCATCAA GGACATACATAGCACTACGGGGAAGATCAAGAGAGCCGTGCTGCAGTTCACGCCTGCCAGCTGGATCTACGTGCGCTGGTTTGACCCCAAGTCGTCCTTTCAGAGGGTGGCGGGCATCTACCTCTTCATGATTCTCTGGCAG CTGACGGAGCTCAACACATTCTTCCTGAAGCACATCTTCGTATTTCAGGCTTCCCACCCCCTCAGCTGGTGTCGGATCCTGTTCGTCGGTATTATCACGGCCCCCACCGTGCG gcAGTATTATGCTTATCTCACCGACACACAGTGCAAAAGGGTTGGCACACAGTGCTGGGTCTTTGG GGCCATCGCCTTCCTGGAAGCCCTGGCCTGCGTTAAATTTGGCCAGGACCTCTTCTCCAAAACTCAGGTCCTCTACGTCATCCTCTGGCTCCTGAGTCTG GCCTTCATCACCTTCCTCTGCCTCTATGGGATGGTGTGGTACGCGGAGAGGTACGAGACGCATGACAAG AACCATTCAGAATGTGAGGATTCCTACGACAGAAATTCGAAAGACTATTGGCCTAAAAGGATCAGAG GAGAAGATTCAGGGGCTGCCTTTTGCTCATCCAAGCAGAGGAGGAGTGTGGGCAAGAACAAGGCGGGCAATGGGCAAGACAGGCGGAAGTGA